Proteins from one Silurus meridionalis isolate SWU-2019-XX chromosome 3, ASM1480568v1, whole genome shotgun sequence genomic window:
- the LOC124381005 gene encoding LOW QUALITY PROTEIN: sacsin-like (The sequence of the model RefSeq protein was modified relative to this genomic sequence to represent the inferred CDS: inserted 2 bases in 1 codon) produces MSLSNKTKNKKNAFGATAPPFIDYLKEILRRYPDGGQILKELVQNADDAGASNTVFIHDERRYGTNSVWSNALGKYQGPALYAFNDADFTEEDWKGIQRAGRSIKHDDPTKVGRFGIGFNSVYHVTDLPCVFSSKYLAIFDPQKLMFDDEREGYRWSLDDEADRKHILKFKDQFKPFQDIINLVCNGSCTWDKIINEHYFKGTLFRFPLRDEASEISDNLYDSKKATQLFDSFIPDADISVLFLRSVSSISLLHIDLNGSVTIRMKVSTSSPTSPLQQTDDFRGNYVQGKTSFKTVSCRSPDQDETTTQWLVTACRLVEEYETEIDTLAHKLSLYPQVDVAFQCDEDGAGSSGRLSCFLPLPNNETNRTGLPVHINACFGLTDNRRYIKWQEEDQKNDESAKWNELLMKEVLPHVYLKILQDGVKLSKKSVLPVSAVYKLWPNLKETQDSPRWHKVAVDLFQRLFKEQEIFSLAKNENKWVAASDAVFPADTDTDIMSAVFRLLIEEGENLVTVPEHVLLSIKETFPNPDSLEWVTPSFVRSVLHRNNIKSVGKDEKLSILKYVLSDGRYEELNGLKLLPLSDGSFRSFTNQEEDTVLIDNEKFSRVLLPFCKDRFLPEDLNSSTVHHLRHIAMTNSKLYQLINLDAKNVCVFCKKHLPKEWKETKGHVKWNSMKDDHPPKTWLKEFWKFLNDHWAELRDFIGMPLIPLEPFQQTASTVMLARLEEKSTLIFQSSREYTLSDQIQKVVKAIGGTVIKKDECLKHHDIESYVLTPSPRNVLQILLNIDRDKVIRGIASTSIHEKEEFKTYISSLDLLSDVEQNLLSALPIFRLMSEKYVAIESKQAVILKSNPAIPKDLPVPDTIIQCANEADRRLLSLLKVELLDPAQLAIYLVDCIDANLFAKEDEQQIMTWILNHGQILFSQNEELLRKCKNLRFILTEQGERKSPSSVFDPTKKTFLDLFEEDFFPPQVYRSAKMLESLKQLGLQTKEEELSPANILYVASQIQKLHIHSLNRAFKKADVLVRILNENDLLSKFSEEKRQELLQLQWIPCENPNSVKMKNSQKRCLYKPTEIRASKYSAIVGHVMPLASDLNESICHKLDLYSFPPAEKVMENLCVLKSWGQTMASPDSDYEFKNNLHSTYKFMQENIEQFRKEMNNKSISWLWAQNEFVSPREVVLTYPAELDLSLYIKKVPEEFLQYNELLREFGVKETLADEEIEAILSDIKENIDDRIPPYGKPSELKMSIAILDWMRKNEKNLKDTTPVPVMAQNQNFTLQPLKTTVFCDISDDGLNDLKQDEEEFYVIHEEVLPVTAKWLKIPFLSTRILKPQIIVDEEEYEGIEQCGQTEPITLRIKNILKEYDDENDIFKELLQNAEDAGAITCGFMLDFRVHPTEGLIDEGMALCNGPCLWAFNNELFSEEDWKNIVRVGSTPKEHKLETIGKFGLGFNAVYHLTDIPSILSGKTLLLLDPNVTHLEKHIKSKSAPGIKLDLFQDRLFRRFPGQFKSYQGIFGCEISNSNQKFYSGTLIKLPFRTAEEACNSEISSKVYDRECINAFQQHLTDCSLTPLLFLKHMKSLSLQIFKQEPIETVLKISKEIVCSIKISNESHLQDIREALTNFDTSCHEVVDCFTATIVEIDWECAVRPSKQHWLVYSCFGTKDSLRMFQRELDQCTFSLPIGGVAVPLQKESDNMWSPDERFSDGQAFCFLPLPIDTGLPVHINGSFAVTSNRKALWGFGTKLEWNKSLLKDAVATAYITTLLELKKIYQNGNLQNYDYYTFWPDTEKVNNAFEPLVSAFYSAIVQSTNVRILELLSNGKTWCSFVNARFLDPSIQENETVGKLAMEVFLNYPESSYCSVPLPAWARNNFIRCGFGEMVKENIXSWFEFYQVVFKNLNKMEAHCRNVLILNAIDLNDHEVDKLLKSTACIPTVKTGTLQFSNKLVNPHGNVACLYEPEEGRFLDETKNDYFTPERIQRLSGLGMLNDVLPLEEVIGRANKISQVWAKDKSKAYTHLQCLFTPWRSLHIWILCTGKL; encoded by the exons GACCGGCTCTCTATGCCTTCAATGATGCAGACTTTACTGAGGAAGACTGGAAAGGGATTCAGCGAGCAGGGCGGAGCATCAAACATGACGATCCAACCAAAGTGGGGCGATTCGGGATTGGATTCAATTCTGTTTACCATGTTACAG atttgCCGTGTGTATTTAGCTCCAAATATCTTGCCATTTTTGACCCCCAAAAGCTGATGTTTGATGATGAACGTGAGGGCTACCGCTGGTCCCTGGATGATGAAGCGGACAGAAAACATATTTTGAAATTCAAAGATCAATTCAAACCTTTTCAAGATATTATTAATCTAGTATGTAATGGTTCTTGTACTTGGGACAAAATCATCAACGAGCACTATTTTAAAGGAACACTCTTTCGGTTTCCTTTGCGTGATGAGGCCTCAGAGATTTCTGACAATTTATATGACTCCAAGAAGGCTACCCAACTTTTTGACAGCTTCATTCCAGATGCAGACATTAGCGTTTTATTTCTGAGATCAGTCTCATCCATTTCTTTGTTGCATATTGATTTAAATGGCAGTGTTACCATTAGGATGAAAGTTTCTACATCATCACCAACCAGCCCTCTTCAGCAGACTGACGATTTCAGAGGTAACTATGTGCAAGGCAAGACTAGCTTTAAGACAGTGTCCTGCCGTTCACCAGATCAGGATGAAACAACCACCCAGTGGCTTGTGACAGCCTGTCGGCTAGTGGAAGAATACGAAACTGAGATCGACACTCTGGCTCACAAACTGAGTTTATACCCTCAGGTTGATGTAGCATTTCAGTGTGATGAAGACGGGGCAGGTAGCAGTGGAAGGCTAAGCTGCTTTTTGCCCCTTCCAAACAATGAAACAAACAGGACAGGACTCCCCGTTCATATTAACGCATGCTTTGGCCTTACAGACAATCGAAGGTACATCAAGTGGCAGGAAGAGGATCAGAAGAATGATGAATCAGCAAAGTGGAATGAGTTGCTAATGAAGGAGGTTCTGCCTCATGTATATCTCAAAATACTCCAAGATGGTGTGAAACTATCAAAAAAGTCAGTACTTCCTGTAAGTGCTGTGTACAAACTCTGGCCTAATCTAAAAGAGACACAGGACAGCCCTCGATGGCATAAAGTTGCTGTAGACCTTTTTCAAAGATTGTTTAAAGAACAAGAAATCTTTTCCTTAGCGAAAAATGAGAACAAATGGGTGGCTGCATCAGATGCTGTTTTCCCAGCGGATACTGACACTGATATAATGTCTGCAGTTTTTCGCTTATTGATTGAAGAAGGAGAAAACCTTGTGACTGTGCCTGAACATGTTCTACTCAGCATAAAGGAAACCTTCCCAAACCCCGACAGTCTGGAATGGGTGACACCAAGTTTTGTTAGATCTGTGCTCCACAGAAATAACATTAAATCAGTTGGTAAGGATGAGAAACTGTCCATCTTGAAGTATGTGCTCAGTGATGGAAGGTATGAAGAATTAAATGGTCTGAAGCTTTTGCCACTTAGTGATGGAAGTTTCAGGTCCTTTACGAACCAAGAGGAGGACACTGTTTTGATTGACAATGAGAAGTTCTCACG GGTGTTGCTGCCTTTTTGCAAAGACAGATTTCTGCCTGAAGATCTGAACAGCTCCACGGTCCATCATCTGAGGCACATAGCCATGACAA ATTCAAAACTGTATCAACTCATTAATTTGGATGCAAagaatgtttgtgtattttgcaaGAAACATTTACCAAAAGAGTGGAAAGAGACAAAAGGTCATGTGAAGTGGAATTCTATGAAAGATGATCATCCACCAAAAACATGGCTGAAGGAATTCTGGAAGTTTCTGAACGATCACTGGGCAGAGCTAAGAGATTTTATTGGCATGCCATTGATACCTCTGGAACCATTTCAACAAACAGCAAGCACTGTAATGTTAGCAAGACTGGAAGAGAAATCCACTTTGATTTTCCAGAGCAGCAGAGAGTACACCTTATCAGATCAAATTCAGAAAGTGGTTAAGGCGATTGGAGGTACTGTCATTAAGAAAGATGAGTGTCTAAAGCATCATGACATCGAAAGTTACGTTCTGACTCCATCTCCAAGGAACGTCCTGcaaattcttttaaatatagACAGAGACAAGGTCATCAGAGGTATTGCTTCTACTTCAATTCATGAAAAGGAGGAGTTTAAAACCTATATCTCCTCTTTGGATCTTCTTTCTGATGTAGAGCAAAATCTGTTGTCAGCTCTGCCCATTTTTAGATTGATGTCTGAAAAGTATGTTGCCATTGAGTCAAAACAAGCAGTTATTTTAAAGTCCAACCCAGCCATTCCAAAGGATTTACCGGTGCCTGACACCATAATCCAGTGTGCAAATGAAGCTGACCGCAGACTTTTGTCTCTCCTTAAAGTTGAGCTTTTGGATCCTGCTCAGTTAGCTATTTACTTGGTAGACTGCATTGATGCCAATCTTTTTGCCAAAGAGGATGAACAACAAATAATGACTTGGATTCTGAATCATGggcaaatccttttctcccaAAATGAAGAATTGCTCAGGAAATGCAAGAATCTCAGATTCATTTTGACAGAGCAGGGTGAACGCAAAAGCCCGTCAAGTGTTTTTGATCCAACAAAGAAAACTTTCCTTGATCTTTTTGAGGAAGACTTTTTCCCACCACAAGTTTATAGATCAGCAAAAATGCTGGAAAGCTTGAAACAACTTGGCCTAcagacaaaagaagaagaattgtcTCCAGCAAACATTCTTTATGTTGCCTCACAAATTCAAAAACTCCACATCCACTCACTAAACAGAGCTTTTAAAAAGGCTGATGTTCTTGTAAGAATACTGAATGAAAATGACTTGCTATCGAAATTCTCTGAGGAGAAGAGACAAGAGCTTCTTCAGTTGCAGTGGATTCCTTGTGAAAATCCAAATtcagtaaaaatgaaaaacagtcaGAAGCGCTGTCTCTACAAACCAACTGAAATAAGGGCTTCAAAGTATTCTGCAATTGTTGGACATGTCATGCCACTTGCTTCAGACCTAAATGAGAGCATATGCCACAAACTTGACCTTTATAGTTTTCCTCCAGCTGAAAAGGTCATGGAAAATTTGTGTGTTCTTAAATCTTGGGGTCAAACCATGGCCAGTCCAGATTCAGATTATGAGTTCAAAAACAATTTGCACAGCACATATAAATTCATGCAAGAAAACATTGAACAGTTCAGAAAGGAGATGAACAATAAGAGCATTTCATGGCTCTGGGCCCAGAATGAGTTTGTGTCACCCAGGGAAGTTGTGCTCACTTATCCAGCTGAACTTGATCTAAGTCTTTACATCAAGAAAGTGCCTGAAGAGTTTTTACAATATAATGAGCTCCTTAGAGAATTTGGTGTGAAGGAAACACTTGCTGATGAAGAAATTGAAGCTATACTCAGTgacattaaagaaaacattgaTGACAGGATTCCACCTTATGGCAAACCCTCTGAACTTAAAATGTCAATAGCCATCCTTGACTGGATgcgaaaaaatgaaaagaatttaaAGGACACTACACCAGTACCCGTCATGGCACAAAACCAAAACTTCACCTTACAACCTTTGAAAACAACAGTTTTTTGTGATATCAGTGATGATGGGTTAAATGACCTAAAACAAGATGAAGAGGAGTTCTATGTCATCCATGAGGAGGTGCTACCTGTGACAGCAAAATGGCTGAAAATTCCCTTTCTAAGTACCCGTATTCTGAAACCACAAATAATAGTAGATGAGGAAGAGTATGAGGGAATCGAGCAGTGTGGTCAAACAGAGCCAATCACTCTGAGAATCAAAAACATACTGAAAGAgtatgatgatgaaaatgacatttttaaagaacTCCTACAAAATGCTGAAGATGCTGGTGCGATTACCTGTGGATTTATGCTGGATTTCAGAGTACACCCAACTGAAGGGCTTATTGATGAAGGCATGGCTCTGTGCAATGGTCCTTGTCTTTGGGCATTCAACAATGAGCTGTTCTCAGaggaagattggaaaaacattgTTAGGGTTGGCTCTACACCAAAAGAACACAAACTTGAGACAATCGGGAAGTTTGGACTAGGTTTTAATGCTGTTTACCACTTGACAGATATTCCATCTATTTTGAGTGGAAAAACTCTTCTACTTCTTGATCCAAATGTAACCCACTTggaaaaacacataaaaagtaAATCAGCTCCTGGAATTAAACTTGACCTGTTTCAAGATAGGCTGTTTAGGAGGTTTCCTGGACAGTTCAAATCTTATCAGGGGATTTTTGGTTGTGAAATATCAAACAGCAACCAGAAATTTTACAGTGGTACTCTGATTAAACTACCATTTCGCACAGCAGAGGAGGCCTGCAATTCAGAAATTAGCTCCAAAGTATATGACAGAGAGTGTATAAATGCATTTCAGCAACACTTGACAGATTGTTCTCTTACTCCTCTGTTATTTCTTAAACACATGAAGTCATTGTCTCTTCAAATCTTTAAACAAGAACCAATCGAAACTGTCCTGAAAATCTCCAAAGAGATCGTATGCTCAATTAAAATTTCAAATGAAAGTCATCTACAAGACATCAGAGAAGCTCTGACAAACTTTGACACAAGCTGCCATGAAGTTGTAGACTGTTTTACTGCAACCATTGTGGAAATAGATTGGGAGTGTGCCGTGAGACCTAGCAAACAGCACTGGCTTGTCTATTCCTGTTTTGGGACAAAGGATTCACTGAGAATGTTTCAGAGAGAACTGGATCAATGCACATTTTCCTTACCAATTGGAGGAGTTGCAGTACCTCTACAAAAAGAATCAGATAATATGTGGTCCCCTGATGAAAGGTTTTCAGATGGCCAGGCATTTTGTTTCCTTCCTCTTCCAATAGATACAGGCCTCCCAGTTCATATCAATGGATCATTTGCAGTCACATCAAACAGGAAGGCTTTGTGGGGATTTGGTACAAAACTGGAGTGGAACAAATCACTGCTTAAAGATGCAGTTGCAACAGCCTACATCACCACACTGCTCGAGCTTAAGAAAATATACCAAAATGGGAACCTTCAGAACTATGATTACTACACATTCTGGCCTGACACAGAAAAAGTAAACAATGCATTTGAACCTTTGGTTAGTGCTTTTTACTCAGCCATTGTACAGAGCACAAATGTCAGAATCTTGGAGCTCTTGAGTAATGGAAAAACCTGGTGCTCCTTTGTCAATGCAAGATTTCTTGATCCAAGTATTCAAGAAAATGAAACAGTGGGAAAACTTGCAATGGAGGTGTTCCTAAATTATCCAGAATCGAGCTACTGTTCCGTCCCTTTGCCGGCCTGGGCAAGGAATAATTTCATTCGATGTGGCTTTGGTGAAATGGTAAAGGAGAACAT TAGCTGGTTTGAATTTTACCAAGTAGTTTTCAAGAACTTGAACAAAATGGAGGCACACTGCAGAAATGTTCTTATATTGAATGCCATAGACTTGAATGATCATGAAGTTGACAAATTGCTGAAAAGTACTGCATGCATTCCAACAGTGAAAACAGGGACTCTTCAGTTCTCTAACAAACTGGTGAATCCTCATGGGAATGTTGCATGCTTATATGAGCCAGAGGAGGGCCGCTTCCTTGATGAAACCAAAAATGACTATTTTACTCCAGAAAGGATTCAGCGACTGTCAGGCTTGGGAATGTTGAATGATGTGCTCCCACTAGAGGAAGTTATTGGGAGAGCTAATAAAATCTCCCAAGTTTGGGCTAAAGACAAAAGTAAAGCCTACACACATCTTCAGTGTCTTTTCACTCCATGGAGAAGTTTGCACATCTGGATTCTTTGCACTGGGAAActctaa